The genome window ACGTCCAGGTGGTTATCACTGCTAACGGCAATTTTCATCGCTGTTCACCTCCTGGGATAATCATGCCAAGCGGCGGGGAAAAGGTCAAGACGGTGGCGCCGCTGTTTTTGGTATTCGAGCGAAGATATAAAGAGATATAAAACGGGAGATGGACCAAATGAACAAACCCTTTAAGACTGGCTTGCCGAAAGCGGCCCAATGCCTTATTCTGGTATAAACGAAAACGGTACCAATCGAGATTGGTTGAGGGGAGATTAAATCCATGTATATTAACGTTACCGCCAAGGCCCAGTCAGTCTTTCGCTTTTATCCGCAGGTTGCGGACCCGGAAGCAGCCAAAGCGCAGGCCCTTGCTAACCCGCTATATTCCTGGCACGCCACTTACTTTTCCGTCCAGCACCACCGGCAGGTTGCCTTCATCAATGACGCGGCGGACCTACTGGTGATCCTGCCCAACGTCTACTCGCACGACTACCGGCGCTTGCAGAAATTATTTGAGGACCAGCTGAGCGACCAGCTCCACCGCCTGGGACTAACGAGCCGCCAGATCCACCAGTATCTGAAACAGGCTGGCCCCTGGCAAATCAACCGGACGATTAACCGCCAGATCGTTGGTAACCTGACCCAGGCCATCCGGGATAACAAGCCGCTAATCGGCGGTCAGGGCCGGGAGACGCTTGCCGGTCTAGCCCAGCAAATCAGGCAAGCGGTCAAGGCAGACAATTCGCTGGTAGAAACGGTTATCTTTGGCGACTTACCGGCCTGGCAGAAGGGCGCGGCAAAGGGACAACAAGCTGCCGGGGGGAACCGCCGTCTGCAAAACGTTGCTAACCAGCTCCACTATCTGGAGGACCACCGCGGCAAAATTAAGGAAGAGGACTATGAAAAGACCGTAGCGCGGATTAGCGAACTAAACCAGCTGCTGATCAATGCCTTCGTTGCGGCTAATCCGGCTGGGCTTAGTGCCAAAACCCTCCACCGGCACCAGGACCGGCTGGAGTTCTTCTTAAACAGCATTGTGGCCTACCAGCTCAGCACCATTTACGGTCCGCTGGTAACTGACCTGGAGGAGCCACTGGCCCACGGCGCCACTATTAATGAAATGCGCCAGGTGCGGACGGCCCTGAAGAAGTTTTTCCAGTACCTGAATGAGCAGGGAGTGTTGAGCGATGACGACCTGCAAAAGGATAAGGAGGAGCTCCGCTACCAGCTGGTGGACCAGTCGATGGAGGAGCACAACATTTGGGACAACCTTGACTTTGCGAGCTTCTTTAACCCGCCCCAGCTGACCCTCCCGCTGTTTGATGCGGACACGGAGCAGGTGCTTGCCAGCTACTGCGCGGCCTGTGCCAACCTGTACGGGGTAATCTCCTGCGACCAGGCCTACCGGATCATCATGAAGCAGAATCCCCAGCTGCCGGTGGGACCGCACCGCCTGGCCGACTGGTTTGAGGCCCACCGTGGCGACCAGGCGACCTCCTTTACCATTGACGAGATTGGCGGTGACGGCTCAATTATCCATCCGGCAATTTACCGCCAGGACTTGCAGCAGCGCCTGCTGACCGACCAGCTCGGGCTGCCATTTTACTTGCCGAACAAGGAACAGTTGCTGAAGTACCGCTTTTCTGCCTATCAGGAGGACGGTCTGGCGGTGCGGAAGTACCAGCAGAGCCTCGTGGAGGACGTTCACGTACCGCGAGAGGAAACTCTGAAGTGGACCGCACGGGTACGCCGCCTCTTTAACGACCAGTTCAACCGGTCCTTTACCGACAACCAGGCGGACTTGGAGCGGGAAATGGCAGCCGAGGGTTATACATGGGATAGTCCGGCGGCCCGGCAACGGTGGCACGCTGCCCTGGCCGCCCTAGTGCCTGGCCTCCGCTTGTTTGTCAACCGTGGCCTGACACTGCCCGAGCGTGAACAACGGCTGGCGGTGATTGAGGAGGTT of Limosilactobacillus oris contains these proteins:
- a CDS encoding DUF6933 domain-containing protein, producing MYINVTAKAQSVFRFYPQVADPEAAKAQALANPLYSWHATYFSVQHHRQVAFINDAADLLVILPNVYSHDYRRLQKLFEDQLSDQLHRLGLTSRQIHQYLKQAGPWQINRTINRQIVGNLTQAIRDNKPLIGGQGRETLAGLAQQIRQAVKADNSLVETVIFGDLPAWQKGAAKGQQAAGGNRRLQNVANQLHYLEDHRGKIKEEDYEKTVARISELNQLLINAFVAANPAGLSAKTLHRHQDRLEFFLNSIVAYQLSTIYGPLVTDLEEPLAHGATINEMRQVRTALKKFFQYLNEQGVLSDDDLQKDKEELRYQLVDQSMEEHNIWDNLDFASFFNPPQLTLPLFDADTEQVLASYCAACANLYGVISCDQAYRIIMKQNPQLPVGPHRLADWFEAHRGDQATSFTIDEIGGDGSIIHPAIYRQDLQQRLLTDQLGLPFYLPNKEQLLKYRFSAYQEDGLAVRKYQQSLVEDVHVPREETLKWTARVRRLFNDQFNRSFTDNQADLEREMAAEGYTWDSPAARQRWHAALAALVPGLRLFVNRGLTLPEREQRLAVIEEVKRHKGLTPAVVAEIKAARFDPLDIIIGTTFLDGLTEEEKTAIVDQLSALDIPTLG